The Episyrphus balteatus chromosome 4, idEpiBalt1.1, whole genome shotgun sequence genome includes a window with the following:
- the LOC129917889 gene encoding DCN1-like protein 4 isoform X2, with protein sequence MDKEKRHIKAEDSFSSKKCIAWFREYTNPDEPDTLGPDGMEKFCEDIGVEPENVVMLVLAYKMGATQMGFFSQYEWLKGLTELECDSPAKMQSKLEYLKNILNDSNIFKSIYRYAYDFAKDSDQRSMDIVTAKAMLQLLLGKHWPLYPQFAQFLDQSKYKVINKDQWCNILEFSRTISNDLSNYDIDGAWPVMLDEFVEWLRQQRSCSSTTS encoded by the exons ATGGATAAAGAAAA ACGCCACATAAAAGCCGAGGATTCTTtcagttcaaaaaaatgcattgcgtgGTTCAGAGAATACACAAATCCCGATGAACCAGACACATTAG gCCCTGATGGAATGGAAAAATTCTGTGAAGACATTGGAGTTGAGCCAGAAAATGTAGTCATGTTAGTTTTGGCCTATAAAATGGGCGCCACACAAATGGGATTCTTTAGTCAATATGAATGGTTAAAAGGTTTAACTGAATTGGAGTGTGATTCTCCAGCAAAGATGCAATCAAAATTGGAATATTTGAAGAATATATTAAATGATTCGAATATATTCAAAAGCATATACAGATATGCCTATGACTTTGCCAAG GACTCAGATCAAAGAAGTATGGATATAGTGACAGCCAAAGCAATGTTACAATTACTTTTAGGCAAACACTGGCCATTATATCCACAATTCGCACAATTTCTAGACCAGTCAAAGTACAAAGTAATCAACAAAGATCAATGGTGTAATATATTGGAGTTCTCGAGAACAATAAGCAACGATTTATCAAATTATGATATCGATGGGGCAt GGCCTGTCATGCTGGATGAATTCGTGGAATGGTTAAGGCAACAACGCAGCTGTTCAAGTACCACAAGCTGA